The nucleotide window AGGCGATTTGCGGATCGCGCCCGATGGCGTCGACGAGCCGTTGCGCCGACGCTTCCTCGGACTGCGAGGTGAGCGCGTTCGCCACGACCGCGAAGGCGTAGCGCGGCGACTGTGCGAGCGCCGCGAGCGGCGAGCCCAGCGACGACGCCAGCATCAAGGCGCATGACGCACGGCGCATAATTTCCAGATAGCGCGAACGGGGGCTGCCGCGGCCCGGCGGTTGCGGTGGCCGCGGCGGCGTCGCGAGGCGACGCTCAGCGTTTCGCGTCCGGCGCCGTGGCCAGCTCATGCAGTTCGTACAACAGGTCGAGCGCGTCGCGCGGGCGCAATTCGTTCGGATCGAGTTCGCGCAGCCGCTGTGCGACGAGCGACGCGCCGAGATCTTCCGCCGTGGCCGGCGCGGCGCGATCTTCCACGAACGGTGCTTCGTCGTAGTCAGTGGCGGGCACGGCGAACAGGTCGAGTTGCGGCGTGGGCTGTCCCGCCGATTGCTGCTCCAGATGCACGAGATGCTTGCGCGCGGCGCGGATCACCGCGGCCGGCACACCCGCGAGCTGCGCGACCTGCAGGCCATAGCTCTGGTTCGCGGGCCCTTCCTGCACCGCATGCAGGAAGACGATGCCGTGACCGTGTTCGACGGCTGAAAGATGAACGTTCGCCGCCTGTGCAAATTCCGCCGGCAGTTGCGTGAGCTCGAAGTAGTGCGTGGCGAAGAGCGTGTGGCAACCGTTGTGTGCGAGCAGATGCCGCGCGATGGCCCACGCGAGCGCGAGGCCGTCGAACGTCGACGTGCCGCGCCCGATCTCGTCCATCAGCACGAGGCTTTGCGACGTGGCGTCGTTGAGAATGGCCGCGGCTTCGGTCATCTCGACCATGAAGGTCGAGCGGCCGCCCGCGAGGTCGTCGGCGGCGCCGATGCGCGTGAAGATGCGGTCGATCGGCCCGAAGCGTGCGCGCTTCGCCGGCACGTAGCTCCCCACGTAGGCGAGCAGGGCGATGAGCGCGGTCTGCCGCATGAAGGTCGACTTACCGCCCATGTTCGGGCCGGTGATGAGCAGCAGCTTGCGCTCGGCAGAAAGCAGGCAGTCGTTGGCGATGAACTGCTCGACCTGTGCTTCGACCACGGGATGTCGGCCTTGCTCGATCTCGATGCCGGGAGCCTCCGTGAACGTGGGCGCATTCCAGTCGAGCGCGCGGGCGCGTTCGGCAAACGCGGCCAGCAGGTCGAGTTCAGCGAGCGCGGCGGCCACGCGCTGGCAATCGGGAATGAACGGCAGCAGCGATTGCAGCAGGGCGTCGTAGAGCGCCTTTTCGCGCGAAAGCGCGCGTTCCTGCGCCGAGAGCGCCTTGTCCTCGAAAGTCTTCAGTTCCGGCGTGATGTAGCGCTCGGCGTTCTTGAGCGTTTGACGTCGGCGATAGTCGTCGGGAACCTTGTCGGTCTGGCCGCGTGTGACTTCGATATAGAAGCCATGCACCTTGTTGTACTCGACGCGCAGATTGCCGATGCCGGTGCGCGTGCGCTCGCGCGTTTCGAGGTCCAGCAGGAACTGGCCGCAGTTCTCGGAGATGTCGCGCAGTTCGTCGAGGTCCGCGTCGTAGCCGCGCGCTATCACGCCGCCGTCGCGCACCATGGCGGCCGGTTCCGGCGCGACCGCGCGCTGCAGGAGCGCCGCGCATTCGGCGGGCGGTTCGAGCGCATCGGCGATGTGAGCGAGCGACGCGGCCGCGCCGCTTGCGGCTGCAACCTGTTCGCGCAGCGCGGGCAGCGCAGCGAAGGTGTCACGCAAGCTCGACAGATCGCGAGGGCGCGCGGAAAGCAGCGCGAGCCGCCCGGTGATGCGCTCGACGTCAGCGATCTGGCGCAAGGCGCTGCGTAACGTATCGACGCTCGCTTGCGGCGGCGCCTCGAGCAGCGCGCCGATGGCCTGCTGGCGCATTTGCGCGATCGCGGCTTCGCGCGGCGGGTGATGGAGCCAGTGGCGCAGCAAGCGGCTGCCCATGGCCGTGCTGCACGTGTCGAGCAGCGAGCAGAGCGTGGGCGATTCGGTGCCTCGCAGCGTTTCGGTGAGTTCGAGGTTGCGGCGCGTGGCCGGATCGAGCCCGATGTATTCCGATTCGGCTTCGACCTTCAGGCTGCGCACATGGCGCAGTTGCTGGCCCTGCGTGGCCGCCGCATAAAGCAGCAGCGCGCCCGCCGCGCCGCACGCGCTCGTGAGCGTTTGCGCGCCGAAGCCGTCGAGGCTCGCCACGTCGAGCTGATCGCACAGGCGCTGCTTGCCCGAGCTGACGTCGAAGTGCCAGGCGGGCACGCGCGTGAGCGCTCCCGATCCGGCGGGCGGTGCCCAGGCGGCGGTTTCCGCAGGCATTTCCGCGACGAGAATTTCTGCGGGCCGAATGCGCTCGAACGCCGTGGCAGCCTGTTCCGGCGCGACTTCCGCGAGGCGCAGCGCGCCGCTGGCGAGATTGAGCCAGGCGAGCCCGACGTTGACGGTTACGCCGCGGCGGTTATGACCGGGGCAAACGGCCATCAGGTAGACGTCGTTCTTGTCGGAGAGCAGGGCGGCGTCTGTCAGCGTGCCGGGCGTCACCACGCGCACGACCTTGCGCTCGACCGGGCCCTTCGACGTGGCCGGGTCGCCGATCTGCTCGCAGATCGCCACCGACTCGCCCAGCTTCACGAGCTTCGCGAGATATTGCTCGACCGCGTGATGCGGCACGCCAGCCATCTTGATCGGATTGCCTGCCGACGCGCCGCGCTGCGTGAGCGTGAGGTCGAGCAGGCGCGCGGCTTTCTCGGCGTCTTCGAAGAAGAGCTCGTAGAAGTCGCCCATGCGGTAGAACACGAGCGTGCCCGGATGATCGGCCTTGATGCGCAGGTACTGCTGCATCATGGGAGTGTGTTGCGCGATGTCGGCTGCGCCAGCGGTATGTGTAGCCATCCTCGGTGTCTTGCTAGGGGTTCAGGGCGTGAGTTTAACGCGCGCCGATTGCATGTCCAGCTAGCCTTTCGGCTAACGCCATCGCAGGTGCTCGCGCAGTCGCTCCCATCATTCGTCGACCAGCGCCTGCAGGTCCACAGTGCGCGCGTTTGCCGCACTATGCCGCATGGCGAGCCAGATCATCGTGGAAACGAACACGCCGAACACGACGATGATCCACTGCACGGGCACCTTCGCGGTGAGCAGCAACGCATACGCGCCGAGCATGAGCAGCACCGCGAGATTTTGATTGAAATTCTGCACGGCGATTGAATGGCCCGCCGAAAGCAGTGTCGCGCCGCGATGCTGGAGCAGGGCGTTCATCGGCACGATGAAAAAGCCGGCGAGCACGCCGAGCAGCACCATCAGCGGATACGCGAAGAGCAGATAGAAGGGCACGATGAACGTCCCGAAGCGCACGCCAACGCCTTGTGGAAAAAGGCCCTTGCCGTAGAACGCCATGCCGATCGCCACCGCGCCGCACAGCACGCCCACGGGCAGCACGCGCAGCGAGGCGCGCAACGACACCCATGCGGCTGCCGCGCCCGCGCCGAGCGCGATGCCGAGTCCCGTCACGCCCTGCATCACGGCGGCTTTCGAGAGCGAGAGTCCGAGATTCGCGTCGGCCCACTTGAGCACGAGCAGTTGCAGCGTGACCGCCGCGCCCCACATCAGGGTCGTGACCCAGAGCGCGATCTGCGCGAGCTTGTCGGTCCAGAGCACGTTGAAACTATGCGTGAAATCGCCCATGAGCCGCGCGGGCTCCTTGAGGCGGTTTTCATAGCGCGCGAGCGTGTCGGGAATGCCGATGTTGATGATCGCGGCGAACACATACGTGATCATCACGGCGAGCATCGCGAGGTTGGCGGCCGAATGGATGAGCGGCATCGGATGACGCGTGACGAAACGCTCGGCGTAGGTCGAAACGAGCGCGCCGCCCATCATCGTGCCGACGATGGTGGAGAGCACCGTGGCCGATTCGAGCCATGCATTGGCGGCGACGAGCTTTTCGGCTGGCAGCAATTCCGTCAGGATTCCATACTTTGCAGGCGAGTACGCGGCCGCGCCGAAGCCGACCACGCCATACGCGATCATCGGATGCACGCCCGCGATCATCAGCAGGCAGCCGCACGCCTTGAGCGCGTTCGAGACGAACATCACGTGGCGCTTTTGCAGGGCGTCGGCGAATGCGCCGACGAAAGGCGCGAGCAGCACGTAGGAGATCGTGAAGAAGATCTGCAGGAGCGGCGTCACCCAGGCGGGCGAAGCAATCACCGTGAGCAGCGCAATCGCCGCGATGAGGAGCGCGTTGTCGGCGAGCGACGACACGAACTGCGCGGCGATGATCGTGTAGAAGCCTTTTTTCATCGGATGCGTGCGCGGTCCTCTGGCAGCAGGGCGACCGGCGAAACAAAAGAGCGGCCGAAGCCGCTCGATGCGCATGCGTGCGCGAGACCTGAACTGGCGTGCGCTTTGCACGCGTCGCGGTGGAACAAGCCGTGCACCGCGACGCGCACGTCTGCTTACGCCGCCTTGGTGACGCGCGTGTACTTCGAGAGGATCGGCACCATTTGCGCGTAGATCTTCGGGTTGCCCGCGACGACTTCGCCCACGTGCAGGAAATCCGAGTCGCCTGTGTAGTTGCCGATCAGACCGCCGGCTTCCGTCACGAGCAGGCCGCCCGCGGCGACGTCCCACGGATTGAGACCCTGCTCGAAGAAGCCGTCCATACGGCCGGCGGCGACGTTGGCCAGATCGAGTGCTGCCGCGCCAGGGCGGCGCAGGCCCGCGCACGCGTTGGTCATTTCGGCGAACAGTTCGCAGTAGCTGTCGAGGCCGTCCTTTTCGCGGAACGGGAAGCCTGTGCCGATCAGGCCGTCGGCGAGACGGTCGCGACGGCCCACGCGGATGCGGCGGTCGTTCAGGAACGCGCCGCGGCCGCGCGAGGCGGTGAAGAGATCGTTGCGCGTCGGATCATAGACCACGGCCTGCGTGACAATGCCCTTATGCGCGAGCGCGATCGAGACGCAGTAGTACTGGAAGCCGTGGATGAAGTTGGTGGTGCCGTCGAGCGGATCGATGATCCACTGGTACTCGGAGTCGTTGTCCGACTGGCCCGATTCCTCTGCGAGGATGGCGTGGTCGGGGTAGGCCGTCTTGAGCGTTTCGATGATGGCGGCTTCGGCCGCCTTGTCGACTTCCGTGACGAAATCGTTATGCTGCTTCTTCGCGACCTGCACGAGGTCGAGGTCGAGCGACGCGCGGTTGATGATCTGTCCGGCGCGGCGCGCGGCCTTGACAGCGATGTTGAGCATGGGATGCATGAGCCAGGATCCTTGTTGTCCGGCGCTCGCGCGAAAGCGTGATGCGCGCCGGTGGTGCAAAAGATAAAAGCGTCTAACGATTGGACAGGGCGCGGGCCACGATCGGACCTGCGGAACCTGTCCCGTCAACGGAGACGAATTGGATAAGAGCGGGGCGCGGCGGCGCGGTTTGCCAGCGGTCTGCCGGCAATGTGCCGAGCGCCTGGCGGACAGCCACATGGATGCACTGCGGCTGCACGATTCGCCCGACGCGCGCGAAACCGCCATTTTACCCGA belongs to Paraburkholderia flagellata and includes:
- the mutS gene encoding DNA mismatch repair protein MutS, with the translated sequence MATHTAGAADIAQHTPMMQQYLRIKADHPGTLVFYRMGDFYELFFEDAEKAARLLDLTLTQRGASAGNPIKMAGVPHHAVEQYLAKLVKLGESVAICEQIGDPATSKGPVERKVVRVVTPGTLTDAALLSDKNDVYLMAVCPGHNRRGVTVNVGLAWLNLASGALRLAEVAPEQAATAFERIRPAEILVAEMPAETAAWAPPAGSGALTRVPAWHFDVSSGKQRLCDQLDVASLDGFGAQTLTSACGAAGALLLYAAATQGQQLRHVRSLKVEAESEYIGLDPATRRNLELTETLRGTESPTLCSLLDTCSTAMGSRLLRHWLHHPPREAAIAQMRQQAIGALLEAPPQASVDTLRSALRQIADVERITGRLALLSARPRDLSSLRDTFAALPALREQVAAASGAAASLAHIADALEPPAECAALLQRAVAPEPAAMVRDGGVIARGYDADLDELRDISENCGQFLLDLETRERTRTGIGNLRVEYNKVHGFYIEVTRGQTDKVPDDYRRRQTLKNAERYITPELKTFEDKALSAQERALSREKALYDALLQSLLPFIPDCQRVAAALAELDLLAAFAERARALDWNAPTFTEAPGIEIEQGRHPVVEAQVEQFIANDCLLSAERKLLLITGPNMGGKSTFMRQTALIALLAYVGSYVPAKRARFGPIDRIFTRIGAADDLAGGRSTFMVEMTEAAAILNDATSQSLVLMDEIGRGTSTFDGLALAWAIARHLLAHNGCHTLFATHYFELTQLPAEFAQAANVHLSAVEHGHGIVFLHAVQEGPANQSYGLQVAQLAGVPAAVIRAARKHLVHLEQQSAGQPTPQLDLFAVPATDYDEAPFVEDRAAPATAEDLGASLVAQRLRELDPNELRPRDALDLLYELHELATAPDAKR
- the lplT gene encoding lysophospholipid transporter LplT, with protein sequence MKKGFYTIIAAQFVSSLADNALLIAAIALLTVIASPAWVTPLLQIFFTISYVLLAPFVGAFADALQKRHVMFVSNALKACGCLLMIAGVHPMIAYGVVGFGAAAYSPAKYGILTELLPAEKLVAANAWLESATVLSTIVGTMMGGALVSTYAERFVTRHPMPLIHSAANLAMLAVMITYVFAAIINIGIPDTLARYENRLKEPARLMGDFTHSFNVLWTDKLAQIALWVTTLMWGAAVTLQLLVLKWADANLGLSLSKAAVMQGVTGLGIALGAGAAAAWVSLRASLRVLPVGVLCGAVAIGMAFYGKGLFPQGVGVRFGTFIVPFYLLFAYPLMVLLGVLAGFFIVPMNALLQHRGATLLSAGHSIAVQNFNQNLAVLLMLGAYALLLTAKVPVQWIIVVFGVFVSTMIWLAMRHSAANARTVDLQALVDE
- a CDS encoding inositol monophosphatase family protein, which encodes MHPMLNIAVKAARRAGQIINRASLDLDLVQVAKKQHNDFVTEVDKAAEAAIIETLKTAYPDHAILAEESGQSDNDSEYQWIIDPLDGTTNFIHGFQYYCVSIALAHKGIVTQAVVYDPTRNDLFTASRGRGAFLNDRRIRVGRRDRLADGLIGTGFPFREKDGLDSYCELFAEMTNACAGLRRPGAAALDLANVAAGRMDGFFEQGLNPWDVAAGGLLVTEAGGLIGNYTGDSDFLHVGEVVAGNPKIYAQMVPILSKYTRVTKAA